The genomic region CTGGACCACGCGATCGCACTCGGCGCGTCCGGCATCGCGTTGGGCCCGATTTTCGCCTCGCGCACCCACGGCTACGACACCACCGATCACTACCGGATCGACCCGCGACTCGGCACCGACGACGACTTCGACGTGCTGGTCGACGAGGCACACCGGCGCGGCCTGCGGGTCCTGCTCGACGGGGTGTTCAACCACGTCGGCACCGAGTTCGCCGCCACCGAGTGGCTGCGGCGCGGCGGTGCCGAAACCTTCGAGGGCCACGGTGACCTGCTCGCGTTGGACCACGACAACGCGGCCGTCGTGGACTACACGGTCGGGGTGATGACGCACTGGCTAAACCGCGGTGCCGACGGTTGGCGACTCGACGCCGCCTACGCCGTGGCCGACCGGTTCTGGGCGCAGGTGCTGCCGAGGGTGCGCGCCGAGATCCCCTCCGCCTGGATCGTCGCCGAGATCATCCACGGCGACTACGCCGCACGGGTCCGCGCATCGGGATTCGATTCGGTGACGCAGTACGAGCTGTGGAAGGCGGTGTGGAGCGCCCTCAACGACGGCAACTTCCACGAACTGGACTGGGCGCTGGTGCGGCACAACGAGTTCCTCGACACATTCGTGCCGATGACGTTCGTCGGCAACCACGACGTCACCCGCATCGCGAGCAGACTCGACGACGTCCGGCACCTCGACCACGCGCTGGTGTTGCTGTTCACCTGTGGCGGTACGCCGAGCGTCTACGCAGGCGACGAGTACGGCTTTCGCGGCGTCAAGGAGGAGCGGTTCGGCGGTGACGACGCCGTGCGGCCGGAGTTCACCACGCCACCGCCCGACACCGGCGCACCCGGTGCGGACATCTTCCGGTTGCACCAGTACCTGATCGGCTTGCGCAGGCGACATCCCTGGCTGCACACCGCCCGCACGGCGCCGCTGCGACTGACCAACCGGCAGTACGTCTATCGCTCACACGCCGGCTCGGAAGCCTTGGTCGTCGCGCTCAACATCGACGACGCACCGCTGTCGGTCTCATTGGCCGAACTGGGTGTCGACGTCGGAGAAATCGTCGCCGGCTCGGGAGCACCGCCGGCGGACGTGGTGAGCACCGTCGACGTCGCGCCGCACGGCTGGGTGATCATCGAGCCGCGGTGAGCAGTTCGACGGTCAGCGGGTCCTCCTCGCCGCCGTAGTATTTGGCAAGCACCTCCCGGAACACCGAATCATCCTCGGCTGCACGGGCGAACAACGTCATCGACGAACGCACCTTCAGGTCGTCGGGCGAGCCGAACAGATCGCGCGCCGACACGCGTCCGCTGCTCGCGACCAGCCGGGCGCACTCGTGCAACCGCGGCCCGAGCACATCGTGGGCGAGGTACGCGCGAGCCTCGTCGAGGGACGACACCCCGTATCGCTCGGCCATCACACTGCGTCCCAGCCCGCGCAACTGCGGGAAGACGAACCAGATCCAGTGCGTGCTCTTGCGGCCGGCGCGCAACTCGGCGAGCACGGAGTCGTAGACCCTGTCCTGCTGGTCGACGAACCGCTGCAGGTCGAAAGGGTCGGGGCCGCTGTTCGCTGACGATTTGTCTTCTGCCATCTCGTCGGCAAGTTTCGCAGGCCAGCGGGGTTGTAGTGTGCGATTCAATGACGACGACCACCCCGCCGGACGTGTCGACCCAGCCCGAGCACGAGCCCCCGCCCAGACGGCGCACTCCCCGGCGCCGATTCTTGTCGCGGGTCAGCATCCAGTCCAAGTTGTTGGTGATGCTGCTGGTGACCAGCATCCTGTCCGCGGCCGTGGTCGGCGCCATCGGATTCCACTCCGGACGCACCTCGATTCGGGCATCGGTGTTCGACCAGCTCACCGAGATCAGGGGGTCTCAGAGCCGGCAACTGGAGTCGCAGTTCCGCGACCTCGAGAACTCGATGATCGTGTGGACCCGCGGTGCGACGACGACCGAGGCCATCGAGGCGTTCACCACCGCGTTCGACCAACTCGACACCGCGACCATCAACCCGCAGCAGTGGCAGTCGGTCGTCGACTACTACACCGACCAGTTCGGCGCCGCCAAGGAGCGCCAGACCGGCACCGACCTCGACGTAGACGCCCTGCTGCCCACATCGAACGCCGCCAGGTATCTGCAGGCGTACTACACCGCGCCGTTCGGCCGGTCGGACAAGGCGATCGACATCGCCGACGCGCGCGACGGTAGCCCGTGGTCGGCGGCCAGCGCCCGCTTCAACGACTTCTTTCGGGAGATCGTGCAGCGCTTCCAGTTCGAGGATGCGCTGCTGCTCGACACCAGGGGCAACATCGTCTACAGCGCCCACAAGGGCGTCGACCTGGGCACCAACATCCTCACCGGCCCGTACCGCGAGGGTGGCCTGCAGGAGGCGTATCAACAGGTCCTTACGTCGAACGCCGTCGACTATGTGGGGGTCACCGATTTCGGCGACTATCAGCCCGCCAACGAACCGACGGCGTGGATGCTGGCCCCCACCGGGCCCAGCGGCCGGGTGCAAGGCGTACTGGCGCTGCAGTTCCCGATCTCGAAGATCAACAACATGATGACCGTCAACCGCCAGTGGGAGGCGGCCGGCATGGGTGAGACCGGCGAGACCATCCTCGTCGGACCCGACGACCTGATGCGCTCCGATTCGCGGCTGTTCCTGGAGGATCCGGAGCAGTACAAGGCCGATGTCGTCGAGGCGGGCACTCCTCCCGATGTGGCACAGAACGCGATCCGGCAGGGCAGCACCACCTTGGTGCAGCCGGTGACCAGCGAGGCGACGCGTCGGGCGCAGCGTGGTCAGACCGGCACCATTATCGAGGACGACTACCTCGGCCGCCGGACGCTACAGGCGTACGCCCCGGTCGATCTGCGCGGCCTGCACTGGGCGATCATCGCCAAGATCGACACCGAAGAGGCGTTCGCGCCGGTGCTCAAGTTCACCCGCACACTGGTGCTGTCCACCGCGTTGATCATCTTCGTGGTGTGCCTGGCCGCGATGCTGCTCGCCCGGCTCTTCGTCCGGCCGCTGCGCCGGCTCGAGGCGGGCGCACAGCAGATCAGTTCGGGTGACTACCACGTCGCGCTGCCGGTGCAGTCCAAGGACGAATTCGGCGATTTGACAGTGGCTTTCAACGACATGAGCCGCAACCTGGCGATCAAGGAGGAGCTGCTCACCGAGCAGCGGATGGAGAACGACCGGCTGCTGCTGTCGTTGATGCCCGAACCCGTGGTG from Mycobacterium sp. IDR2000157661 harbors:
- a CDS encoding DUF1810 domain-containing protein produces the protein MAEDKSSANSGPDPFDLQRFVDQQDRVYDSVLAELRAGRKSTHWIWFVFPQLRGLGRSVMAERYGVSSLDEARAYLAHDVLGPRLHECARLVASSGRVSARDLFGSPDDLKVRSSMTLFARAAEDDSVFREVLAKYYGGEEDPLTVELLTAAR
- a CDS encoding adenylate/guanylate cyclase domain-containing protein; its protein translation is MTTTTPPDVSTQPEHEPPPRRRTPRRRFLSRVSIQSKLLVMLLVTSILSAAVVGAIGFHSGRTSIRASVFDQLTEIRGSQSRQLESQFRDLENSMIVWTRGATTTEAIEAFTTAFDQLDTATINPQQWQSVVDYYTDQFGAAKERQTGTDLDVDALLPTSNAARYLQAYYTAPFGRSDKAIDIADARDGSPWSAASARFNDFFREIVQRFQFEDALLLDTRGNIVYSAHKGVDLGTNILTGPYREGGLQEAYQQVLTSNAVDYVGVTDFGDYQPANEPTAWMLAPTGPSGRVQGVLALQFPISKINNMMTVNRQWEAAGMGETGETILVGPDDLMRSDSRLFLEDPEQYKADVVEAGTPPDVAQNAIRQGSTTLVQPVTSEATRRAQRGQTGTIIEDDYLGRRTLQAYAPVDLRGLHWAIIAKIDTEEAFAPVLKFTRTLVLSTALIIFVVCLAAMLLARLFVRPLRRLEAGAQQISSGDYHVALPVQSKDEFGDLTVAFNDMSRNLAIKEELLTEQRMENDRLLLSLMPEPVVQRYREGEETIAQDHQNVTVIFADIVGLDDLGDELTSEELLAIVNKLTRQFDAAAESFGVESIRILHNGFLASCGLSVPRLDNVRRTVDFAAEMQRIVDRFNAETGNDLALRAGIDTGTVSSGLVGRSTLAYDMWGAAVNLAYQVQSGSPQPGVFVTSQVYDVIRDSRRFTSAGTISVDGDEQPIWRLVERDS
- a CDS encoding alpha-amylase family protein; the encoded protein is MTEPPWVEHVIWWHLYPLGFVGAYPAERAPTPDEHRLRRIVDWLDHAIALGASGIALGPIFASRTHGYDTTDHYRIDPRLGTDDDFDVLVDEAHRRGLRVLLDGVFNHVGTEFAATEWLRRGGAETFEGHGDLLALDHDNAAVVDYTVGVMTHWLNRGADGWRLDAAYAVADRFWAQVLPRVRAEIPSAWIVAEIIHGDYAARVRASGFDSVTQYELWKAVWSALNDGNFHELDWALVRHNEFLDTFVPMTFVGNHDVTRIASRLDDVRHLDHALVLLFTCGGTPSVYAGDEYGFRGVKEERFGGDDAVRPEFTTPPPDTGAPGADIFRLHQYLIGLRRRHPWLHTARTAPLRLTNRQYVYRSHAGSEALVVALNIDDAPLSVSLAELGVDVGEIVAGSGAPPADVVSTVDVAPHGWVIIEPR